In one window of Aceticella autotrophica DNA:
- a CDS encoding ABC transporter permease has translation MRNNIISVLFIPLFFLLVIYPIAALLGHVNSMGIIKTFHDILFWQSVKNTIEAAFAASVLGLITALGFGYYHLFDRNSYLYKIANFMNDLPVALPHTVAGLALLLAFGRNAFGFVGNTGLAFMMISVVLAMFFVSYPLAARAISAGVDQIEPEIIDVARTLGDTPNKAYLRVVVPSLGEAIFSGLALTFARSVSEFAAVIMFGGNIPGVTQVLASYVFTKVEEGEINMAVTASAFCILLSLTIVGLLSLINARRNKNA, from the coding sequence CCTATTGCCGCGTTATTAGGGCATGTTAATAGTATGGGTATTATTAAAACCTTTCACGATATACTATTTTGGCAAAGTGTAAAAAATACTATAGAGGCTGCATTTGCAGCCTCTGTATTAGGTCTCATAACGGCTTTGGGATTTGGCTATTACCATCTTTTTGACAGAAATTCATATTTATACAAAATTGCTAATTTTATGAATGACTTACCGGTTGCTTTACCGCATACCGTAGCCGGACTTGCCCTGCTTTTAGCCTTTGGACGTAATGCCTTTGGCTTTGTTGGCAATACGGGATTGGCGTTTATGATGATTTCTGTTGTATTAGCCATGTTTTTTGTTTCATATCCTCTGGCAGCAAGGGCTATATCTGCTGGTGTAGATCAAATAGAACCTGAGATAATTGATGTAGCCCGTACGCTGGGAGATACTCCCAATAAAGCATACCTGCGGGTTGTGGTTCCTTCTTTGGGAGAGGCTATATTCTCAGGTCTTGCATTAACCTTTGCCCGCTCAGTAAGCGAATTTGCTGCCGTAATAATGTTTGGGGGAAACATCCCGGGTGTTACTCAAGTTTTAGCATCTTATGTCTTTACTAAGGTTGAAGAAGGCGAAATTAATATGGCAGTAACAGCAAGTGCATTTTGTATTTTATTATCTTTGACAATCGTTGGGCTATTAAGTTTAATAAATGCGAGGAGAAACAAAAATGCTTAA
- a CDS encoding ATP-binding cassette domain-containing protein yields MLKINNISKSFENRKVLKDVTIEVKSETKVIIGLNGSGKSTLLKIVAGIIRADEGRVIIGERDVTLLPPEDRKIGYVPQHTALFNHLTIKENITYSFKNRRGSKETMEKTIDMLGLKEYLNCKPYELSGGYKSRVSMARALVSAPQVMLLDEPLSDIDAATKEKLLPEFHFVFKNIDIPVLYVTHDVHEAEAIGDTFAVMIDGKLIDIDSASRAFDFIKNKL; encoded by the coding sequence ATGCTTAAGATTAATAATATAAGTAAATCTTTTGAAAATCGTAAGGTTTTGAAAGATGTAACAATAGAGGTGAAATCTGAGACAAAGGTTATTATAGGATTAAATGGAAGCGGAAAATCTACATTGCTTAAAATTGTTGCTGGTATAATAAGAGCTGATGAAGGTAGGGTAATTATAGGAGAAAGAGATGTAACATTACTTCCGCCGGAGGATCGAAAAATCGGTTATGTTCCACAACATACAGCCCTTTTTAATCACTTAACGATAAAGGAAAATATTACTTATTCTTTTAAAAATAGACGGGGTTCTAAGGAAACAATGGAAAAAACGATTGATATGCTGGGCTTAAAAGAATATCTTAATTGCAAACCTTACGAATTAAGCGGCGGATATAAGAGCAGGGTATCAATGGCAAGGGCTTTAGTATCCGCTCCTCAAGTCATGCTTTTAGATGAACCTCTGAGTGACATTGATGCCGCAACGAAGGAAAAACTTTTGCCGGAATTTCATTTTGTATTTAAAAATATTGACATACCTGTGTTATATGTTACACATGATGTACATGAAGCAGAAGCGATAGGAGATACATTTGCTGTCATGATTGATGGAAAACTCATTGACATTGATTCAGCTTCAAGAGCCTTTGATTTTATTAAAAATAAGTTATAG
- the pheA gene encoding prephenate dehydratase — protein MRICYLGPQGTFSEKALLIYTKDIKKCDIEEVSSIPDIISRLSSNACDEAIVPIENSIEGSVNVTLDMLINDAEDLMIKGEIIIPISHCLIACDFIDLSNIRYIISHPQALAQCRQFIKENIPQARLITAESTAKAVLEAKYKGTAAAIGNERSAEIYGMKILTRDIQDVKENYTRFIVLSHKDSEITGNDKTSLVFSVSNTPGSLYKVLGVFADENINMTKIESRPSRRKFGEYVFWVDIEGHRCDNHIVTVLNKLNGKTDFLKILGSYPKFK, from the coding sequence ATGCGGATATGCTATCTTGGTCCACAGGGTACATTTTCTGAAAAGGCTTTATTAATATATACTAAAGATATTAAAAAATGTGATATAGAAGAGGTATCTTCAATACCCGATATAATTTCTCGTTTAAGCAGCAATGCTTGTGATGAGGCAATTGTACCGATAGAGAATTCAATTGAAGGTTCTGTTAATGTGACATTGGATATGCTGATAAATGATGCGGAAGATTTGATGATTAAAGGTGAAATAATTATACCAATATCCCATTGCCTGATTGCTTGTGATTTTATCGATTTAAGTAATATCCGGTATATTATATCCCATCCTCAAGCATTGGCACAGTGCCGACAATTCATAAAAGAAAATATACCTCAGGCACGGCTTATCACAGCTGAAAGTACTGCTAAAGCTGTTCTTGAAGCAAAATATAAAGGTACTGCTGCGGCAATCGGAAATGAAAGGTCGGCTGAAATTTATGGAATGAAGATACTAACAAGAGATATACAGGATGTTAAAGAAAATTATACAAGATTTATAGTCCTTTCACATAAGGATAGTGAAATCACGGGGAATGACAAAACATCCCTTGTATTTTCGGTTAGCAACACACCGGGAAGCCTATACAAGGTACTTGGTGTATTTGCGGATGAAAATATAAACATGACAAAAATAGAGTCAAGACCCTCAAGAAGAAAATTTGGTGAATATGTATTCTGGGTTGACATAGAAGGTCACAGATGCGATAATCATATTGTTACAGTATTAAACAAGTTAAATGGTAAAACGGATTTTCTTAAAATTTTAGGTTCTTACCCTAAATTTAAGTAA
- the aroF gene encoding 3-deoxy-7-phosphoheptulonate synthase yields MVIVMKADATDKQISEMLDFLTSLELKVHISRGEERTVIGIIGDKKKLKDKPLELMEGVEKVVPIVESYKMVSRTFKPESTIINVDGVEIGGKDIIIMAGPCAVESREQLFESAEAVKKAGARFLRGGAFKPRTSPYSFQGLEEEGLKMLREARELTGLKIVTEVMDIHSIDLVSEYADVLQIGARNMQNFSLLKEIGKIQKPVLLKRGIAATIDEWLNAAEYILSEGNKNVIFCERGIRTFETYTRNTLDLSAVPIIKKLSHLPIIVDPSHGTGKSELVAPMSKAAIAAGADGLMIEVHPDPKNALSDGVQSLTPEAFKMLTDEIKAISRIIGRDFD; encoded by the coding sequence ATGGTAATTGTAATGAAAGCAGATGCTACAGATAAGCAAATTTCTGAAATGTTGGATTTTTTAACATCACTCGAACTTAAAGTTCATATTTCCCGTGGTGAAGAACGTACTGTTATAGGTATAATTGGTGATAAAAAAAAGCTGAAGGATAAACCCCTTGAATTGATGGAGGGTGTTGAAAAAGTCGTTCCGATAGTAGAAAGTTATAAAATGGTCAGCAGGACCTTCAAACCGGAGTCTACCATTATAAATGTGGATGGCGTAGAAATAGGCGGTAAAGATATTATCATTATGGCAGGTCCATGTGCGGTTGAAAGCAGGGAGCAGCTTTTTGAAAGTGCTGAAGCAGTTAAAAAAGCCGGTGCAAGGTTTTTACGCGGCGGTGCATTTAAGCCGAGGACATCTCCATATTCTTTTCAGGGGCTTGAAGAAGAAGGTTTGAAGATGCTCCGTGAAGCAAGGGAACTTACAGGGTTGAAAATAGTTACGGAGGTAATGGATATACATTCAATTGATTTAGTTTCTGAATATGCAGATGTGCTACAGATTGGCGCAAGAAATATGCAGAATTTTTCCTTACTGAAAGAAATCGGGAAAATACAAAAGCCGGTACTACTAAAAAGGGGGATTGCTGCGACAATAGATGAATGGCTGAATGCGGCAGAATATATTTTGAGCGAGGGCAATAAAAATGTTATTTTTTGTGAAAGAGGAATCAGGACATTTGAAACATATACAAGAAATACGCTTGATTTAAGTGCTGTTCCTATTATAAAAAAATTAAGCCACCTCCCTATTATAGTTGATCCAAGTCATGGGACAGGGAAATCCGAGCTTGTAGCTCCAATGTCAAAAGCAGCCATAGCGGCTGGTGCTGATGGTCTTATGATAGAGGTACATCCTGATCCTAAAAATGCACTTTCTGATGGCGTACAATCTCTAACACCAGAGGCGTTTAAAATGCTTACAGATGAAATTAAAGCTATTTCACGCATCATAGGACGTGATTTTGATTGA
- a CDS encoding prephenate dehydrogenase, whose product MIKHVLIVGLGFMGGSLAKSIKKYTGIKITALDINEEYLNKALEEGIISKGIKQVDCNIDADVVFICTPVGKIIDCIYEIIPYLKKGCIITDIGSTKKLIMEKIEKILPDDMYFIGGHPMAGTEKSGFTASVSNLFKDTSYFIMPIKNVPNDIVKLFIDEIIIKIGAKPVIIDYNLHDRFTAIISHVPHIVSAALSNFACSEGPDAIQYAAGGFKDTTRIAMSQTEMWKDIVISNKETIKELLLKYSEILAEFISYLDKEDIKSIEKFFDDARMYRSSIE is encoded by the coding sequence TTGATAAAACACGTTTTAATAGTAGGTCTTGGCTTCATGGGAGGTTCCCTTGCAAAGTCAATCAAGAAATATACAGGGATAAAGATAACTGCTCTTGATATAAATGAAGAATATTTAAATAAGGCATTGGAAGAAGGTATTATTTCAAAGGGAATTAAGCAAGTAGATTGTAATATTGATGCAGATGTGGTGTTTATATGTACACCTGTAGGAAAGATAATAGATTGTATTTATGAGATTATACCATATCTAAAAAAAGGCTGCATTATTACAGATATTGGCAGTACAAAAAAATTGATTATGGAGAAAATTGAAAAGATATTGCCAGATGATATGTATTTTATTGGGGGACATCCGATGGCAGGTACGGAGAAATCCGGCTTTACAGCAAGTGTTTCGAACCTTTTTAAAGATACAAGCTATTTTATAATGCCCATCAAGAATGTCCCAAATGATATAGTAAAATTATTTATAGATGAAATAATAATAAAAATAGGGGCAAAACCTGTGATTATAGATTATAATTTACATGATAGATTTACTGCTATAATAAGCCATGTACCACATATAGTATCTGCGGCACTTTCTAATTTTGCCTGTAGCGAAGGTCCTGATGCGATACAGTATGCTGCAGGCGGTTTTAAAGATACAACAAGAATTGCCATGTCGCAGACAGAGATGTGGAAGGATATAGTGATAAGTAATAAAGAAACAATAAAAGAATTACTTCTAAAATACAGTGAAATCCTTGCCGAATTTATATCATACCTTGATAAAGAGGATATAAAATCAATAGAAAAATTTTTTGATGATGCAAGAATGTATCGCAGCAGCATAGAGTAA
- the aroA gene encoding 3-phosphoshikimate 1-carboxyvinyltransferase produces MEIQINAKKSLMGLIKVPGDKSISHRAIMIGSIAEGITEIEGFLRGQDCLSTIECMRKLGVDIDLNEKLVKIKGKGLYLKESNSILDVGNSGTTLRLIMGILAGQNFETTLTGDESIKKRPMGRIIKPLSMMGADIKSRENNFAPIRIRGGKLKGINYKMPIASAQVKSCIMLASLYADKKTLIEEPYPSRNHSELMLNCFGADIKVDKNIISCYPVSKLYGQKISVPGDISSAAYFIVASSIVPGSDVTITGVNINPTRTGIIDVIQKMGGNIKISNRKIINNEPVADITVKTSSLKGIEISGEIIPRLIDEIPIIAVAAVFADGTTVIKNAEELKVKESNRIKTMTRELKKMGADIIETEDGMIINGTHCLSGAEVESYNDHRVAMSLSIAGIMAEGKTIIKNAECVDISYPGFYDTLNKL; encoded by the coding sequence ATGGAGATTCAAATAAATGCTAAAAAATCCCTTATGGGTTTAATTAAGGTGCCTGGTGACAAATCTATATCACATAGAGCGATAATGATTGGCTCAATTGCTGAAGGCATAACGGAAATAGAAGGCTTCTTGAGGGGGCAGGATTGCCTTTCAACAATTGAATGTATGCGGAAACTTGGTGTGGATATTGATTTAAATGAAAAGCTGGTTAAAATTAAAGGAAAGGGTTTATATTTAAAAGAAAGCAATTCTATTCTCGATGTTGGTAATTCCGGTACAACCCTAAGACTTATAATGGGCATATTAGCTGGACAAAATTTTGAAACCACATTGACCGGTGATGAATCCATAAAAAAAAGACCTATGGGAAGGATAATAAAGCCTTTAAGCATGATGGGAGCAGATATCAAGAGTCGAGAAAACAACTTTGCCCCTATAAGAATAAGGGGAGGAAAATTAAAAGGAATAAATTATAAAATGCCCATAGCAAGTGCACAGGTTAAGTCATGCATTATGCTTGCAAGTCTTTATGCTGATAAAAAAACCTTAATAGAAGAGCCCTATCCATCTCGGAATCACAGTGAATTAATGCTTAATTGTTTTGGAGCCGATATCAAGGTGGACAAAAATATCATCAGCTGTTACCCCGTTTCAAAACTTTACGGACAAAAGATATCAGTTCCCGGAGATATATCCTCTGCTGCATATTTTATAGTCGCTTCAAGCATTGTGCCGGGGTCTGATGTAACAATTACGGGTGTAAATATCAATCCGACAAGAACAGGCATAATAGATGTAATTCAAAAAATGGGCGGGAATATTAAAATATCAAATCGAAAAATTATAAATAATGAGCCTGTTGCAGATATTACTGTGAAAACCTCATCATTAAAGGGAATTGAAATTTCCGGTGAAATAATACCGCGCCTGATAGATGAAATTCCTATTATTGCGGTTGCGGCAGTATTTGCTGATGGCACAACCGTAATAAAAAATGCTGAAGAACTGAAGGTAAAAGAGAGCAATCGTATAAAGACAATGACTCGGGAACTGAAAAAGATGGGTGCTGATATTATAGAAACAGAAGATGGTATGATTATTAACGGTACCCATTGTTTAAGCGGTGCTGAAGTTGAAAGCTATAATGACCATAGGGTTGCCATGTCTTTATCTATTGCCGGAATTATGGCTGAAGGTAAAACAATAATTAAAAATGCAGAATGTGTGGATATTTCTTATCCCGGATTTTATGATACACTTAATAAGCTATAA